The proteins below come from a single Dermatophilaceae bacterium Soc4.6 genomic window:
- the iolB gene encoding 5-deoxy-glucuronate isomerase has product MTSSPSSPPTNAWFHRRGSLVDGPWESVVDSSLEGWQHTGLRVAQLSSSTVLDLPAGDVERLVVPLSGSYAVEHTSGDGASQRVELEGRAGVFDGPSDVLYLGVGTAATVTGSGRVAVAEAPAHTAYPTRHVRRDEVPVELRGAGRSSRQVHNFGTPATLDASRFIVCEVITPAENWSSYPPHKHDTLVPGQESRLEEIYYFEAAVTRGVSAPPQADPHGWMRTYGSSAGPIDTLTEVRTGDVALVPHGWHGPCAAVPGYDLYYLNVMAGPDPERVWQISDDPAHGWVRATWDGQEPDPRLPYLPSPATTPDES; this is encoded by the coding sequence CGCCGTGGCAGCCTGGTCGACGGCCCTTGGGAGAGCGTGGTCGACTCCTCGCTCGAGGGCTGGCAGCACACCGGTCTTCGGGTCGCCCAGCTCTCGTCGAGCACGGTGCTCGACCTACCGGCCGGTGACGTCGAGCGACTCGTCGTGCCCCTGTCCGGGTCGTATGCCGTGGAGCACACCAGCGGCGACGGCGCGTCCCAGCGGGTCGAGCTGGAGGGTCGGGCCGGGGTGTTCGACGGACCGAGCGACGTGCTCTACCTCGGGGTCGGCACCGCGGCGACGGTGACCGGCAGCGGGCGGGTCGCCGTCGCCGAGGCACCGGCCCACACGGCGTACCCGACCCGGCACGTGCGCCGCGACGAGGTACCGGTCGAGCTGCGAGGAGCGGGCCGCTCCAGCCGCCAGGTGCACAACTTCGGCACGCCGGCGACCCTCGACGCCAGTCGCTTCATCGTCTGCGAGGTCATCACCCCGGCCGAGAACTGGTCGTCCTACCCGCCGCACAAGCACGACACGCTGGTGCCGGGGCAGGAGTCGCGGCTGGAGGAGATCTACTACTTCGAGGCGGCCGTCACCCGGGGCGTGAGCGCCCCGCCGCAGGCCGACCCGCACGGGTGGATGCGCACCTACGGCTCGTCGGCCGGGCCGATCGACACCCTCACCGAGGTGCGCACCGGCGATGTCGCGCTCGTGCCCCACGGCTGGCACGGCCCCTGCGCCGCGGTGCCCGGCTACGACCTCTACTACCTCAACGTGATGGCCGGACCCGACCCCGAGCGGGTCTGGCAGATCAGCGACGACCCGGCCCACGGCTGGGTCCGGGCCACGTGGGACGGCCAGGAGCCCGACCCGCGCCTGCCCTACCTGCCCTCCCCCGCCACCACCCCCGACGAGAGCTGA